CATCGCCCTGTTCCCGCAGCCCGGCGTGATGATGGACATCGCCAACAGCGGGAAGATGCAGGACCTGAGCGGCGTGATCGACAAGGCCAAGGTCGAGTCGACCCTGGTCCCCGGTGAGCTGGCCGCGGGGACCTCGGCGGACGGCAAGCTGTACGGCATTCCCATGAGCATGAACGTCAAGAGCCTGGTCTTCTACCCGAAGAAGGCCTTCGAGGCCAAGGGCTACACGATTCCGACCACTGTCGCCGAGCTGGAGGCGCTCACCAACCAGATCAAGGCCGACGGCACCACGCCGTGGTGCGTGGGCATCGAGTCGGCCGCCGCGACCGGCTGGCCGGCCACCGACTGGATCGAGGACTTCGTGCTCCGCTACGGCGGGCCCGAGAAGTACGACCAGTGGGTCAAGCACGAGATCCCCTTCAACGACCCGGTGGTCGTCCAGGCCGCGCAGGAGTTCGAGAAGCTGGCCCTGGCTGACGGCAACGTCTTCGGTGGGCGCAAGGCGGTCGTCAGCAACGCCTTCCAGACCGCCGCCAACCCCATGTTCCAGGACCCGCCCAAGTGCTTCCTGCACCGGCAGGGCAACTTCATCACCCAGAAGGACTTCTTCCCTGACAAGGTCCGGGCCAACCTGGACGAGGAGGTCGGCGTCTTCTACCTGCCGTCGGTTGACGCCAACAACAAGCCGCTCCTCGGCGGTGGCGACCTCGCCGGTGCCTTCAGCAACGACGAGGACACCAAGAAGGTGATGGCGCACCTCACCAGCCCCGACTTCGAGTTCGCGGACCTGGCCGCGTCGAGCTGGATCTCGCCGCACAAGACCTTTGATGTGAGCAAGTATCCGGACGAGACCACCAAGAGGGTCGCCGGGTTCGCCTACGAGTCGACGGTGTTCCGGTTCGACGGCTCCGACCAGATGCCGGGCGCCGTGGGTGCCGGCAGCTTCTGGAAGGGCATGACGGCCTGGATCAGCGGGCAGCAGGACCTGGACGAGGCCCTGACGTCCATCGAGGAGAGCTGGCCGAGCTAGAGATCGCTGATGGTGGGTGCGCGGCCGGCACGGACCGCGCACCCACCAACCGGGCGGCGCGGCGGCGCCATGAGCAGAAAGGAGCAAGTCGATGATCAGGCTGATCAACGCCTTGCTGGCGATCGTCGGTGGCGTGGGCGCCGCCCTGCTGCTGTTCTGGGTGCTCAACAAGCTGGTCGAGCTGCTCCCCACGAAGTGGGAGGAGCGCCTCAAGCCATGGGTCTTCATCGGGCCGGCGGTGGCGGCGATCTCCTTCTTCCTCATCTATCCGGCCGTCCGAACATTCATCCTGAGCTTCGCCAACGCCCAGAGCACGGCCTGGGTCGGCACCGAGAACTACACCGACCTGCTCAGTTCCAGTGAGTTCCGGAACACGCTGTACAACACCCTGCTGTGGATCGCGGTGGTCCCGGCGACCACGGTGGCGCTGGGGCTCGGGGTGGCGGTCCTGGCCGACCGGCTGCGACCGCAGTCGGAGAAGCTGAGCAAGTCGATCATCTTCCTGCCCATGGCCATCAGCGGGGTCGGCCAGGCCACCATCTGGCGGTTCATCTACGAGGCCCGTCCTGAGGGCGAGCCCCAGATCGGCCTCCAGAACGCCGTCTGGACGGCACTCGGGTTCGACCCGGTGGCCTGGCTGCAGGTGAGCACGCTGCACTTCAACAGCTTCCTGCTGATGATCATCCTGATCTGGGCCCAGGTCGGGTTCTCGATGGTGCTGCTCTCCGCCGCCGTCAAGGGGGTGCCCGTCGACACCCTGGAGGCGGCCCGTATCGACGGGGCCAACGAGCGCCAGATCTTCTTCCGGGTGATCGTCCCGCAGATCTGGGCCACGGTGATCACGGTGTTCATCACCGTGCTCATCAGCGTCATGAAGATCTTCGACGTCGTCTACGTGATGACCAACGGCAACTTCAACACCGACGTGATCGCGGTCCGCTTCTTCAACGAGCTGTTCCGCAACGGCAACAACGGCCGGGCCTCGGCCATCGTGGTCATGCTGATGATCGCCGTGCTGCCCGTCATCGTCTACCAGGTGCGTCACTTCCGGGCCGAGGAGGCAGCACGATGACGACCACCGGAACCACTCCTCCTCCGACCCCGGTCCCCGGCGAGGTCAAGCCGCGCCGGGCCATCCCTCGCCGCGAGGGCGGGGCCGCTCCCGGCGCCGGGCAGGCCAACTGGGTGGTCAGGATCGCCCTGGTCATCCTCTGCTTCCTGTGGATCGTGCCGACGCTGGGGATCGTCATCACCGCCTTCCGCACCGCGGACGCGGCCAACACCTCGGGCTGGTGGACGGTCTTGACCTCGCCGCTCGACTTCACCCAGTACACCCTCGCCAACTACAGCCAGGCCTGGAACGAGGGGATGGGCAACGCCTTCATCAACAGCTTCGCGGTGACCCTGCCGGCGACGGTGATCCCGATCATGATCGCCGCCTTCGCGGCCTACGCGTTCACCTTCATGCAGTTCCCGTTCCGTGACGTGCTGTTCGTGGTCATCGTCGCCCTCCTGGTGGTGCCCAACCAGGTCGCGCTGGTGCCGCTGCTGCGCTTCTACGGCGACGTCGGGCTGACGGGGCAGTTCGCCGCCGTCTACCTGGCCCACATCGGCTTCGGCATGCCGCTGGCCGTCTACATCCTCCGCAACTACATGTCCACGCTGCCCAAGGCGGTGATCGAGTCGGCCAAGATCGACGGGGCGAGCCACTTCAAGACCTTCTGGCGGCTGATCGTCCCGATGTCGGTGCCGGCGCTGGCCTCGTTCGCCATCTTCCAGTTCCTGTGGGTCTGGAACGACCTGCTGATCGCCCTGCTGTTCCTCGGCCCGGGCGAGCGCGAGGTCGTCACCGTCACCGTGGCCGGGCTGGTCGGGGCGCAGAACCAGGGCTGGCAGCTGCTGACGGCCGGCGCCATCATCAGCATGATCGTCCCGGTGCTGGTCTTCATCTCGCTCCAGCGCTTCTTCGTCCGCGGCCTCACCGCCGGGTCGGTCAAGGGATAGGGGGACGGCGAGCGAGGGCCGGCGCTGAGCCTGCGGCTTCCCGGACACTGGATCTGGGATTTCTGGTTCGCCGTCGACGGCGGGGACGTGCACGTCTTCTTCCTGCACGCTCCCCGCGACCTCGGGCACCCGGACCTGCGCCACAGCCACGCCCGGATCGGCCATGCCGTGACGCGGGACCTCCACCGCTGGGAGGTGCTCGACACCGCCCTCAGCCCGGGGCCGCCGGGGGCCTTCGACGACCAGGCCACCTGGACCGGGAGTGTCCTGGAGGCCGATGGGCGCTGGCACATGTTCTACTCGGGCATCTCCACCCGGGACGAGGGCCGCGTGCAGCGGGTCGGGCTGGCCACCTCCACCGACCTGGTCACCTGGGAGCGCCAGCCGCTGGTGCTGGAGGCCGACCCGCGCTGGTACGAGACCAGCCGCGACCACCCGCGGGGCGAGGAGACCTGGCGGGACCCGTGGGTGTTCGCCGACCCGGGCGGCGACCGGTTCCACATGGTCGTCTGCGCCCGGGTCAACCACGGCCCGCCCGACGAGCGCGGCGTCCTCGGCCACGCCTGGTCGGCCGACCTGCGCTCCTGGGAGGTCGGCCCGCCGCTGTCGGCGCCGGGTGAGTTCAGCCAGCTGGAGGTGCCCCAGCTGGTGCGGGTCGGCGGCGCCTGGCGGGCCGTGTTCTCGGCCTGGTGGAGCGACCACAGCGCCACCCGCCTGGCCCGCCCCGGGGTGGTCGCCGAGGGCGGCACCCACTACCTGGTCTCGCCCGGCCCCCTCGGCCCCTACGTCCTGGACCGCGACGCCTTCCTCCTCGGCGACCCCCTGATCAGCTTCTACGCCGGCCGGGTGCTGCACCACCGCGACGCATGGTGGCTGTTCGCCTGGCGCCACGTCGACGGCCATGGCCGGTTCTTCGGCGAGCTCAGCGACCCGATGCCCCTGACCGTCGACGAGGCCGGGTCGCTGTGGGTTCGGGACAGCCCCCTGGACGGCTGGCAGGCCGGGGCGGCGCCCTAGCGCGGCGATCCTGCGCATCCCGGTCACCTGGTGGCTTGTGGCCGCCCCTCCTCCTGGTCCTCCTCGGCCTCGGCGGGGGGCGCCTCCGCGGGCTCGCCAACCGTGAAGGGCCGCGGGCTGTCGGCTATCCCGGCGGGGGTGTGGACGGTGACCAGGCCGCTGACCGCGCCGTCGGGGACGGTCACCCGCAGCTCGCTCGCCGAGACCTGGCGCAGGTTGGTGGCCTCGACCCCTCCGAAGGTGACCCGCTGGGCGTCGGCCAGGCCGA
This genomic stretch from Actinomycetota bacterium harbors:
- a CDS encoding ABC transporter substrate-binding protein, with the protein product IALFPQPGVMMDIANSGKMQDLSGVIDKAKVESTLVPGELAAGTSADGKLYGIPMSMNVKSLVFYPKKAFEAKGYTIPTTVAELEALTNQIKADGTTPWCVGIESAAATGWPATDWIEDFVLRYGGPEKYDQWVKHEIPFNDPVVVQAAQEFEKLALADGNVFGGRKAVVSNAFQTAANPMFQDPPKCFLHRQGNFITQKDFFPDKVRANLDEEVGVFYLPSVDANNKPLLGGGDLAGAFSNDEDTKKVMAHLTSPDFEFADLAASSWISPHKTFDVSKYPDETTKRVAGFAYESTVFRFDGSDQMPGAVGAGSFWKGMTAWISGQQDLDEALTSIEESWPS
- a CDS encoding glycosyl hydrolase family 32; translated protein: MHVFFLHAPRDLGHPDLRHSHARIGHAVTRDLHRWEVLDTALSPGPPGAFDDQATWTGSVLEADGRWHMFYSGISTRDEGRVQRVGLATSTDLVTWERQPLVLEADPRWYETSRDHPRGEETWRDPWVFADPGGDRFHMVVCARVNHGPPDERGVLGHAWSADLRSWEVGPPLSAPGEFSQLEVPQLVRVGGAWRAVFSAWWSDHSATRLARPGVVAEGGTHYLVSPGPLGPYVLDRDAFLLGDPLISFYAGRVLHHRDAWWLFAWRHVDGHGRFFGELSDPMPLTVDEAGSLWVRDSPLDGWQAGAAP
- a CDS encoding sugar ABC transporter permease — its product is MIRLINALLAIVGGVGAALLLFWVLNKLVELLPTKWEERLKPWVFIGPAVAAISFFLIYPAVRTFILSFANAQSTAWVGTENYTDLLSSSEFRNTLYNTLLWIAVVPATTVALGLGVAVLADRLRPQSEKLSKSIIFLPMAISGVGQATIWRFIYEARPEGEPQIGLQNAVWTALGFDPVAWLQVSTLHFNSFLLMIILIWAQVGFSMVLLSAAVKGVPVDTLEAARIDGANERQIFFRVIVPQIWATVITVFITVLISVMKIFDVVYVMTNGNFNTDVIAVRFFNELFRNGNNGRASAIVVMLMIAVLPVIVYQVRHFRAEEAAR
- a CDS encoding carbohydrate ABC transporter permease, whose product is MTTTGTTPPPTPVPGEVKPRRAIPRREGGAAPGAGQANWVVRIALVILCFLWIVPTLGIVITAFRTADAANTSGWWTVLTSPLDFTQYTLANYSQAWNEGMGNAFINSFAVTLPATVIPIMIAAFAAYAFTFMQFPFRDVLFVVIVALLVVPNQVALVPLLRFYGDVGLTGQFAAVYLAHIGFGMPLAVYILRNYMSTLPKAVIESAKIDGASHFKTFWRLIVPMSVPALASFAIFQFLWVWNDLLIALLFLGPGEREVVTVTVAGLVGAQNQGWQLLTAGAIISMIVPVLVFISLQRFFVRGLTAGSVKG